From one Marinobacter sp. LV10MA510-1 genomic stretch:
- a CDS encoding glycosyltransferase, which produces MKSETVSIALTTYNGEVHLQEQFDSYIKQTRRPDEVVICDDGSTDDTLSIITEFVKTAPFSVRVIRNDYNLGYTQNFAKALSLCSSDIVFLSDQDDAWFNNKIERALALAAEEPKCWVLVHDGQLTNQTGHPTGLTKMGQIRSGYGSSDYTITGALSVVRREFLLIALPIPDDVIGHDIWLHKLCNLFEGRRIVTNDCLQIIRRHDSNTSEWVVNSSKKIRPLDVLKAQMRTRPATDYGDRIALNMGLRARLSEVAAASFGRQDQESVTAALVRLDREHRALSARQNLAQSGALARRLQALAMLVRRDYAEFNGLRSFLRDMVR; this is translated from the coding sequence GTGAAATCTGAAACAGTTTCCATCGCTCTCACGACCTATAACGGTGAGGTTCACCTTCAAGAACAATTTGATAGCTATATTAAACAAACACGACGCCCCGACGAGGTGGTCATTTGTGATGATGGATCGACTGACGATACCCTTTCCATTATTACTGAATTCGTGAAGACTGCTCCGTTTTCGGTGCGTGTTATCCGTAATGATTATAATCTCGGATATACACAGAATTTTGCCAAGGCGCTGTCACTTTGTTCTAGCGATATAGTTTTTCTGTCCGACCAAGACGATGCTTGGTTTAACAACAAAATCGAACGTGCTCTCGCTTTAGCTGCCGAAGAGCCCAAATGCTGGGTCCTAGTACATGACGGGCAGCTCACGAATCAAACCGGTCACCCGACAGGTTTAACGAAGATGGGGCAGATTCGCTCAGGTTATGGGTCCTCGGACTATACGATCACAGGTGCACTGAGTGTGGTGCGCCGCGAATTCTTGTTGATTGCGCTACCGATTCCAGACGACGTAATTGGGCACGACATTTGGCTCCACAAATTATGTAATTTATTTGAGGGCCGCAGAATCGTTACGAATGACTGCCTTCAAATCATTCGTCGACACGACTCGAACACCTCTGAGTGGGTCGTAAATAGCAGCAAGAAGATCAGACCATTGGATGTGTTGAAGGCGCAGATGCGTACTCGGCCTGCTACTGATTACGGCGACCGCATCGCATTGAACATGGGCCTGCGGGCGCGCCTGTCCGAGGTGGCAGCCGCCAGCTTTGGCCGCCAAGATCAAGAGTCGGTGACCGCTGCGCTAGTTCGGTTGGACCGCGAACATCGGGCGCTCAGCGCCCGCCAGAATCTGGCCCAATCGGGCGCTCTGGCCCGGAGGCTCCAGGCGCTGGCAATGTTAGTGCGCCGCGATTACGCCGAGTTTAACGGGTTGCGTAGTTTCCTACGCGATATGGTGCGCTGA
- a CDS encoding glycosyltransferase — translation MNEAKRICVMMARYAISGVPLAQIRLAKALAERGYDVDLVVGFVSEEYTMPKVEGVNTILLDTPQARDLLPILIKYLRRRNPDGFFTAEDHLNAIVLISAILARSKVKISASSRVTPFDTYSNRPFTKRWLLKQIMRAVMWRADVLTCVSKGMVEQYRTIFCNARHECIYNIVRTPSAQKMIIEPVDHPWFSDRALPVLVAAGQLGPWKGFTDLIRSVHILSTRRPVRLILLGDGPQRSELEDLIEELGLQDNVRLEGHVANPLKYFAHADVFVLSSLLEGMPNVLIEAMMAGCTPVATDCPTGPNEILGDGRYGYLVPMSDPDALADGIEKAIINPISPEVLSEALVPFEKETVVEQHLRKLNL, via the coding sequence ATGAATGAAGCTAAACGAATCTGCGTCATGATGGCGCGTTACGCGATTTCCGGTGTCCCCCTAGCTCAAATACGATTGGCAAAAGCGTTAGCTGAAAGAGGTTATGACGTAGATTTGGTTGTAGGCTTTGTGTCTGAAGAATACACCATGCCGAAAGTTGAGGGCGTTAACACGATTTTGCTTGATACGCCGCAGGCTCGCGATCTGCTACCAATACTTATCAAATATCTTCGACGAAGAAATCCAGATGGTTTTTTTACGGCTGAGGATCATCTGAATGCGATAGTCCTAATCAGCGCAATTCTAGCACGATCTAAGGTAAAGATAAGTGCATCTTCACGAGTGACGCCTTTTGACACCTACAGTAATCGTCCTTTTACCAAACGCTGGTTGCTTAAGCAGATTATGCGTGCGGTAATGTGGCGTGCGGACGTACTAACATGTGTTTCAAAGGGGATGGTCGAACAGTATCGAACCATTTTTTGTAACGCTCGCCATGAGTGTATCTATAATATCGTGAGGACTCCTTCGGCTCAGAAAATGATTATCGAGCCTGTTGATCACCCATGGTTTAGTGATCGCGCTTTGCCCGTGCTAGTAGCTGCAGGCCAGCTTGGACCTTGGAAAGGTTTTACCGATTTAATACGCTCCGTTCATATTCTATCAACACGACGGCCAGTTCGGTTGATTCTGCTTGGTGATGGCCCCCAACGTTCTGAGTTGGAAGACTTAATAGAAGAACTAGGGCTTCAGGACAATGTTCGGCTAGAAGGTCATGTTGCTAATCCGCTTAAGTATTTTGCTCACGCTGATGTCTTTGTGCTCTCTTCACTTTTGGAGGGAATGCCAAATGTTTTGATTGAGGCAATGATGGCTGGGTGTACACCTGTTGCGACTGACTGCCCAACTGGCCCGAACGAGATTCTTGGGGATGGTCGTTATGGCTATTTAGTTCCCATGTCAGATCCTGATGCGCTTGCCGATGGGATTGAAAAAGCCATAATTAATCCGATATCCCCTGAAGTTCTTAGCGAAGCGTTAGTGCCATTTGAAAAAGAAACGGTTGTCGAGCAGCACTTAAGAAAACTGAATCTTTAG
- a CDS encoding glycosyltransferase: MKVLLIITGLGVGGAERLVTNLADEFSCAGHQVVLVFLNGECELPPKNDQVRLVNLEIRKDLFSLIKGLQKLRLIIREMQPDVVNSHLVHTNIITRILRLFTPMKRLICSAHNTNEEGRYRMLAYRLTDRMADISTNVSQEAVVAFEQQRALRPGRMLAIHNGINTQNFVFNASARIQSRKTLAVDDSTPLLLAVGRLWEPKDYPNLLRAFADLKSEPVLPQLVIIGDGPLRSEFEEMARALDIADRVRFLGIRHDIAALMCACDVFVLSSAWEGFGLVVAEAMACERVVVATDCGGVKEVVGDAGYLVPPRDSDSLCLALQKALRLPLNERKRLGFDARERVIKKFSLESTADHYLAVYNGQVLQHAHEGDN; encoded by the coding sequence GTGAAAGTTCTACTCATTATTACAGGTTTAGGCGTTGGTGGGGCGGAAAGGCTGGTAACCAATTTGGCTGATGAGTTTTCATGTGCTGGCCATCAGGTGGTGCTGGTTTTTTTAAATGGGGAGTGTGAGTTGCCCCCGAAAAATGATCAAGTACGTTTGGTTAATTTGGAAATAAGGAAAGATTTATTCTCGCTTATTAAAGGCCTTCAAAAACTAAGGCTTATTATTCGGGAAATGCAGCCAGACGTCGTCAATAGTCATTTGGTACATACGAATATTATTACTAGAATTCTTCGGTTATTTACGCCCATGAAGCGATTGATCTGCAGCGCTCACAATACTAACGAGGAAGGGCGTTATCGGATGTTAGCCTATCGTTTAACGGATCGAATGGCTGATATCTCTACAAATGTCTCGCAAGAAGCAGTAGTGGCATTTGAACAGCAGCGTGCACTTCGGCCAGGGCGAATGTTGGCTATTCATAACGGTATTAATACACAGAATTTTGTGTTTAATGCTTCGGCTCGCATACAATCTCGCAAAACCTTGGCCGTTGATGATTCAACGCCGCTATTACTAGCGGTTGGACGGCTTTGGGAGCCGAAGGATTATCCCAATTTGTTAAGAGCTTTTGCTGATCTTAAAAGTGAACCAGTGTTGCCGCAGCTGGTTATTATCGGGGATGGGCCATTACGAAGTGAGTTTGAGGAAATGGCTCGTGCCTTGGATATCGCGGATCGTGTTAGATTTCTGGGGATAAGGCACGACATAGCGGCCTTGATGTGTGCCTGTGATGTGTTTGTATTGTCTTCTGCGTGGGAAGGCTTTGGGCTGGTAGTAGCTGAGGCTATGGCGTGTGAGCGTGTGGTGGTGGCCACCGATTGTGGCGGTGTAAAAGAAGTTGTTGGAGATGCAGGTTATCTTGTGCCTCCTCGTGATAGCGATTCACTGTGTTTAGCTTTGCAGAAAGCTCTGCGTTTACCGCTGAACGAGAGGAAGCGTTTGGGCTTCGATGCTCGCGAAAGAGTCATAAAAAAGTTTTCTCTTGAATCAACGGCGGATCATTACCTTGCTGTATATAACGGCCAGGTATTACAGCATGCCCATGAAGGCGACAACTAA
- the asnB gene encoding asparagine synthase (glutamine-hydrolyzing), with protein sequence MCGITGLWGLSKPDGGVVRVMADQLLHRGPDDSGTWIDPHTGVALGHRRLAIVDLSAAGHQPMHSACERFVIAFNGEIYNHLELRKQLDQLAVAPVWRGHADTETLLAAFSAWGIERTLEAANGMFAIALWDRQLKTLTLARDRFGEKPLYYGLVGKRPALVFGSELKALAAHPDWQPTLNQNVLDEYLRFGCVRGAASIYEGIHKLLPGSYVQFTQSDIANGQLPEVTQWWSPVTAALAAKQEPAIANPDDAVEQTRQAMMTSVGQRMMADVPLGAFLSGGVDSSLVVALMQAQSSKPVRTFSVGFDDARYDESSHAAVVAAHLGTDHTTLKATSQMALDTIPQLADMYDEPFADSSQIPTALIASLTRQHVTVALSGDGGDELFGGYNRHVWVPRIWSKLNRLPVAVRKTLAVSLKSVPVGAYDGIMNTAERVLPKRLHIRTFGEKLHKLAAVLESPSQQALFAGVSSMNRQPGNLLNAGVFTTSLENLYPALQQFDAVEWMLLMDTMNFMVDDALVKVDRASMASTLEVRVPFLDPNVFHTAWRIPASLRIKNGQGKWPLREALYQQVPAALIDRPKMGFAIPLDEWLRGPLREWAEDLLQPSSLAQLPMLNAKAVGAMWKNHVNGKGHYAQQLWAVLQLLAWQRRWG encoded by the coding sequence ATGTGCGGCATTACAGGGCTTTGGGGACTAAGTAAACCTGATGGCGGGGTCGTGCGAGTCATGGCGGATCAACTACTTCACCGCGGCCCAGATGACTCAGGTACTTGGATTGATCCCCATACCGGTGTTGCATTAGGCCATCGCCGCCTCGCCATTGTGGATTTGTCCGCGGCTGGTCACCAGCCTATGCATTCAGCCTGTGAGCGTTTTGTGATTGCGTTCAACGGCGAGATCTACAATCACCTTGAACTGCGTAAACAGCTTGATCAGTTGGCGGTTGCCCCGGTTTGGCGCGGCCATGCGGATACGGAAACTCTGTTGGCTGCGTTTTCGGCCTGGGGTATTGAACGAACCCTAGAAGCCGCCAACGGTATGTTTGCCATTGCCCTGTGGGATCGGCAGCTGAAAACCTTAACCCTGGCGCGTGATCGGTTTGGTGAAAAGCCGTTGTATTACGGGCTGGTGGGCAAACGGCCCGCGTTGGTGTTTGGTTCTGAACTGAAGGCGTTAGCGGCGCACCCGGACTGGCAACCTACGCTGAACCAGAATGTGCTGGATGAGTACTTGCGCTTTGGCTGTGTACGCGGTGCGGCCAGTATTTATGAAGGTATACACAAGCTGTTGCCGGGCAGCTACGTTCAGTTTACTCAGAGTGACATTGCCAATGGCCAGTTGCCGGAGGTCACTCAGTGGTGGTCGCCGGTGACGGCGGCCTTAGCTGCAAAGCAGGAGCCGGCGATTGCAAACCCGGATGATGCGGTGGAGCAAACCCGCCAAGCCATGATGACGTCGGTGGGCCAGCGCATGATGGCGGATGTGCCACTGGGGGCGTTTTTATCCGGTGGGGTAGACAGTTCACTGGTGGTGGCATTAATGCAGGCCCAGTCCAGCAAACCGGTGCGTACCTTTTCAGTGGGCTTTGACGACGCCCGTTACGACGAATCCAGCCACGCAGCCGTGGTGGCGGCTCATCTGGGTACCGATCACACCACGTTAAAAGCCACCTCGCAGATGGCGCTGGACACCATCCCGCAACTGGCGGATATGTACGACGAGCCTTTTGCCGATTCCAGCCAAATACCCACCGCCCTGATTGCCAGCCTTACCCGGCAGCACGTTACCGTGGCTTTGTCTGGTGATGGTGGGGATGAGCTGTTTGGTGGTTATAACCGCCACGTGTGGGTGCCGCGCATCTGGAGCAAACTGAATCGCTTGCCGGTGGCGGTTAGAAAAACCCTGGCGGTATCACTAAAATCCGTTCCCGTGGGCGCTTACGACGGCATAATGAACACCGCCGAGCGGGTGCTGCCGAAGCGATTACACATTCGCACTTTTGGCGAAAAACTGCACAAGCTGGCTGCCGTACTGGAAAGCCCGTCGCAGCAGGCGTTGTTTGCCGGCGTGTCGTCGATGAATCGCCAGCCTGGCAATCTTCTTAATGCCGGTGTTTTCACCACCTCGTTAGAAAACTTGTACCCCGCCTTGCAGCAGTTTGACGCGGTTGAATGGATGCTGTTAATGGATACCATGAATTTCATGGTCGACGACGCACTGGTCAAAGTAGACCGCGCCAGTATGGCCAGTACGCTTGAAGTACGAGTGCCGTTTCTGGATCCGAACGTGTTTCACACAGCTTGGCGTATTCCAGCTTCACTGCGCATCAAAAATGGCCAGGGCAAGTGGCCTTTGCGCGAAGCGTTGTATCAGCAGGTTCCTGCAGCCTTGATTGATCGTCCCAAGATGGGTTTTGCTATTCCGCTGGATGAATGGCTACGTGGTCCTTTGCGGGAGTGGGCTGAAGATTTGTTGCAGCCGAGCAGTTTGGCGCAGTTGCCTATGTTGAATGCTAAAGCTGTCGGGGCAATGTGGAAAAATCATGTGAATGGTAAAGGGCATTATGCCCAACAACTGTGGGCGGTGTTGCAGCTTCTAGCCTGGCAGAGACGTTGGGGGTAG
- a CDS encoding EpsG family protein: MLRPQSQRVVLWFVGGVFALAIGLRFQVGGDWGAYLRHFDKSAFLSFSDVFQGGDPGYYLVNWLVWNLDGNIYWVNLICGAVMMFGVIRFSLRQPLPWLAILVAVPYLLVVVAMGYTRQATALGFMLLGLVALGDKSLRWFLIWVLVGAAFHKSAVLMIPVAALASGGNRLWTAFWVSLMALLGGYLFLFDSVDALWENYVEADYQSSGGLIRVLMNLVPALLFILFNKRMQLTSAEQRLWWWISVLCLVCIPLVVLSSTATDRVALYLIPVQLFVFSRLHQITDDAFWRSMIVLGVVCYYGLVQFVWLNYAVHAHYWLPYQLIWLVDQPVY, encoded by the coding sequence ATGCTTCGCCCGCAAAGCCAGCGCGTTGTGCTGTGGTTTGTGGGTGGTGTGTTTGCCTTGGCGATTGGTTTGCGGTTTCAGGTAGGGGGAGATTGGGGGGCTTATCTACGCCACTTTGATAAAAGTGCATTCTTGTCTTTTTCAGATGTTTTCCAAGGAGGTGATCCAGGCTATTACTTGGTGAACTGGCTGGTGTGGAACCTTGATGGAAATATTTACTGGGTTAATCTGATTTGTGGTGCGGTAATGATGTTTGGTGTTATCCGTTTCTCGCTGCGCCAGCCTTTACCCTGGTTAGCTATTCTGGTGGCCGTGCCGTATTTGTTGGTGGTGGTCGCTATGGGGTACACCCGCCAGGCTACAGCGTTGGGCTTTATGCTGCTGGGGCTGGTCGCTCTTGGTGATAAAAGTCTGCGCTGGTTTTTGATTTGGGTGTTGGTTGGAGCCGCTTTTCATAAGTCGGCTGTGCTGATGATTCCTGTGGCGGCTTTGGCTTCCGGTGGCAACCGCCTGTGGACAGCGTTCTGGGTAAGTCTGATGGCGCTGTTGGGCGGCTATCTGTTTTTGTTCGATTCGGTGGATGCGCTTTGGGAAAACTACGTTGAAGCGGATTACCAATCTTCTGGTGGTTTGATTCGGGTTTTGATGAATTTGGTACCTGCTCTATTGTTTATATTGTTCAACAAACGTATGCAGCTAACCTCGGCAGAACAGCGCTTGTGGTGGTGGATTTCGGTGTTGTGCCTGGTGTGTATTCCGCTAGTAGTGCTGTCATCAACCGCAACGGACCGTGTGGCACTCTATCTGATTCCGGTTCAGTTGTTTGTTTTCTCCCGCTTGCACCAAATTACCGACGATGCTTTCTGGCGCTCTATGATTGTGTTGGGTGTGGTGTGTTATTACGGGCTGGTGCAGTTTGTATGGCTAAATTATGCCGTTCATGCGCATTATTGGCTTCCTTATCAACTGATTTGGTTAGTTGATCAGCCTGTTTACTGA
- a CDS encoding glycosyltransferase family 4 protein: protein MTHLNAAPEPSRGLVVLVSNTSWYLYNFRRGTLCALRAAGFSVVALSPTDPFSQRLEDELGVRHQHLNLDGKGTSVLGEGRSFVGLALTLRRMKPAFVFNFTVKANIYSGLACRALGIAYANNVSGLGTAFLHDSWLFRRVRALYGFANRGARRVFFQNQEDHRLFHAHGLLKATPTTVLPGSGMDLTRFAFSPLPDGPLTFVMVARLLGDKGVREYASAAAQVRKAHPDVRCLLVGPLGISNRTAITADEVTAWVNAGQLEYAGETDDIQPFIRQAHVLVLPSYREGMPRTVLEAAAMGRPAIVSDVPGCRHAIRADETGWLCEVRSADSLAQHMLSAVKRPREQLAEAGIKARALMEAEFDEAIVIRAYVSCLDAVGEPVL from the coding sequence ATGACTCACTTAAACGCTGCTCCGGAGCCATCCCGGGGCCTAGTGGTGCTTGTGTCTAACACCTCCTGGTATTTATATAACTTTCGCCGCGGAACCCTCTGTGCGTTGCGGGCAGCGGGTTTTTCTGTGGTGGCGCTGTCGCCTACCGATCCGTTTTCCCAGCGTTTGGAAGATGAGCTGGGGGTTCGTCACCAGCACCTGAATCTGGACGGCAAAGGCACCAGCGTGTTGGGCGAAGGGCGCAGCTTTGTTGGGCTAGCGCTGACGCTGCGCCGTATGAAGCCGGCGTTTGTGTTCAATTTCACCGTCAAGGCCAATATCTATTCTGGCTTGGCGTGCCGCGCTCTGGGCATTGCTTACGCCAACAATGTATCGGGCCTGGGCACAGCGTTTCTTCACGACAGCTGGCTGTTTCGTCGGGTGCGAGCGCTTTACGGCTTTGCCAATCGCGGTGCCCGGCGGGTGTTTTTTCAGAATCAGGAAGACCACCGCCTGTTTCACGCCCATGGGTTGCTAAAGGCCACGCCAACCACCGTGTTGCCGGGTTCTGGTATGGATTTAACCCGCTTTGCGTTTTCACCCCTGCCGGATGGCCCGCTGACCTTTGTGATGGTGGCCCGCTTACTGGGTGATAAGGGCGTGCGTGAATACGCCAGTGCCGCCGCGCAGGTGCGCAAGGCTCATCCGGATGTTCGTTGCCTGTTGGTGGGCCCGCTGGGTATTTCCAACCGCACTGCCATTACCGCAGACGAAGTGACCGCTTGGGTCAACGCCGGTCAGCTGGAATACGCCGGTGAAACCGACGACATACAGCCGTTTATTCGCCAAGCCCACGTGTTGGTGTTGCCGTCCTATCGCGAGGGCATGCCGCGCACGGTATTGGAAGCCGCTGCCATGGGCCGCCCGGCGATAGTGTCGGACGTGCCCGGTTGCCGCCACGCCATACGCGCCGATGAAACCGGCTGGCTGTGCGAGGTGCGCAGCGCTGATTCATTAGCGCAACACATGTTGAGCGCTGTAAAGCGCCCCCGCGAACAATTAGCCGAGGCCGGAATAAAGGCGCGGGCGTTGATGGAAGCCGAGTTTGATGAAGCCATTGTGATACGGGCGTATGTGTCCTGCCTGGACGCCGTTGGCGAACCTGTTCTTTAA
- the tviB gene encoding Vi polysaccharide biosynthesis UDP-N-acetylglucosamine C-6 dehydrogenase TviB, with product MSQTIAVIGLGYVGLPLAAAFGMKRRVIGFDINTTRVQQLRDGVDVTQEVSSEELAEVSQLSFTTELEDLRECSVFIITVPTPIDQFKAPDLTPLIKASETVGQVLKAGDIVIYESTVYPGATEEVCVPILARVSGLVFNKDFFAGYSPERINPGDKEHRVTTIKKVTAGSTPEIADIVDQLYAGVITAGTFKASSIRVAEAAKVIENTQRDVNIALMNELAMIFKRMNIDTHEVLAAAGTKWNFLPFKPGLVGGHCIGVDPYYLTHKAQAVGYHPEIILAGRRINDGMAAYSAAELVKAMIRNRQTIAGSRVLIMGLTFKENCPDLRNTKVVDLIKELGEFGCKVDVTDSWASSAEAEREYGLSLVEKPQPGTYNALVIAVAHKQYTCLSETDFRALLQPGGVLFDLKGVLALGCSDLRL from the coding sequence ATGTCGCAAACCATAGCTGTAATTGGCCTGGGTTACGTCGGTCTGCCGTTGGCCGCTGCGTTTGGAATGAAGCGCCGGGTGATCGGTTTTGATATCAACACCACCCGCGTACAGCAGCTGCGCGACGGGGTGGATGTTACCCAGGAAGTCTCCAGCGAAGAGCTGGCGGAGGTGTCGCAGTTATCCTTCACCACTGAGTTGGAAGACTTGCGTGAGTGCTCGGTGTTCATCATCACCGTGCCCACGCCCATCGACCAGTTCAAAGCCCCGGATTTAACGCCGCTGATCAAAGCCAGTGAAACCGTGGGCCAGGTGTTAAAAGCCGGCGACATTGTAATTTACGAATCCACGGTTTACCCCGGTGCAACAGAAGAAGTGTGCGTGCCGATACTGGCGCGAGTCTCTGGCTTAGTATTTAACAAGGATTTCTTTGCCGGTTACAGCCCGGAGCGCATCAACCCGGGTGACAAAGAACACCGGGTAACCACCATCAAGAAAGTCACTGCCGGCTCTACGCCCGAGATTGCCGACATCGTAGACCAACTGTATGCCGGTGTGATCACCGCTGGTACTTTCAAAGCCAGCTCTATTCGCGTGGCCGAAGCCGCCAAGGTGATTGAAAACACCCAGCGGGATGTGAACATCGCGCTGATGAACGAACTGGCGATGATCTTCAAGCGCATGAACATCGACACCCACGAAGTACTGGCCGCCGCCGGCACCAAGTGGAACTTCCTGCCGTTTAAACCTGGCCTGGTGGGTGGGCACTGTATTGGGGTAGACCCCTACTACCTGACCCACAAAGCCCAGGCTGTAGGTTACCACCCCGAAATCATCCTGGCCGGGCGCCGCATCAACGACGGCATGGCCGCCTACTCCGCCGCTGAATTAGTCAAAGCCATGATCCGCAACCGCCAAACCATCGCTGGTTCGCGCGTGTTGATCATGGGCCTTACCTTCAAAGAAAACTGCCCAGACCTGCGCAACACCAAAGTGGTGGACCTGATCAAAGAACTGGGTGAGTTTGGCTGCAAGGTAGACGTCACCGACAGCTGGGCCAGCAGTGCCGAAGCTGAACGGGAATATGGGCTGAGTTTGGTGGAAAAGCCGCAGCCTGGTACCTATAACGCATTGGTGATTGCAGTGGCGCATAAGCAATACACCTGCCTGTCAGAAACCGACTTTCGCGCACTGCTGCAGCCGGGTGGGGTGTTGTTTGACTTGAAGGGCGTATTGGCGCTGGGATGTTCGGATTTGCGGTTGTAG
- a CDS encoding glycosyltransferase — protein MKKINKMLLITNSLESNPSGGRELLCKLNHTILLDIYGARLITFELKSQAPHSFLDYFRAFRGHIDGINFDSIRSIENHIINEGVEQVFIDGSNLGECARFLKKKFQYLKVTVFFHNAESRFFWGALCSRKSVKSFFVLVANYLTERKSIIYSDNRICLSGRDSGVLKRLYGRGATHISAMALEDKMKSDVAISSKDNAEIFALFVGGSFYANRVGITWFVNNVVPKIDIPIYIVGRGFELLRSELEVPGKVYVIGPVDDLAPWYNRARFVIAPIFDGSGMKTKVAEALMHGKKVVGTPDAFSGYEDSANVAGWICKSPEDFISACEQARDGIDVVFDQKARNTYLEKYSLVASKKRLQNILNEG, from the coding sequence ATGAAAAAAATTAATAAAATGCTGCTGATTACAAATAGTCTTGAGTCTAATCCTAGTGGTGGGCGCGAGCTTTTGTGTAAATTAAATCACACTATTTTGTTGGATATTTATGGGGCTAGATTAATAACTTTTGAGTTGAAGTCGCAGGCGCCACACTCTTTTTTGGATTATTTTCGCGCCTTTAGAGGACATATTGACGGTATTAATTTTGACAGTATTAGGTCGATTGAAAATCACATAATCAATGAAGGTGTTGAGCAAGTATTCATTGATGGTTCAAATCTTGGTGAATGTGCACGATTTTTAAAGAAAAAATTTCAGTATTTAAAAGTCACTGTATTTTTTCACAATGCAGAATCTAGATTTTTTTGGGGTGCATTGTGTTCTAGAAAAAGCGTAAAATCTTTTTTTGTTTTAGTTGCAAATTATCTAACAGAGAGAAAGTCCATAATTTATAGTGATAATAGAATTTGTTTGAGTGGTCGCGATAGTGGCGTTTTAAAGCGATTGTATGGTCGAGGCGCAACGCATATTTCAGCAATGGCTCTAGAAGATAAGATGAAAAGTGACGTTGCTATTAGTAGTAAAGATAATGCCGAGATTTTCGCTTTGTTTGTGGGTGGGTCTTTTTACGCAAATAGAGTTGGAATTACGTGGTTTGTTAATAATGTTGTGCCAAAAATAGATATCCCAATTTATATCGTAGGTCGAGGTTTTGAACTACTAAGATCAGAGTTAGAGGTTCCCGGTAAAGTCTATGTGATCGGGCCAGTTGATGACTTGGCACCATGGTATAACCGCGCCCGCTTTGTTATAGCCCCAATTTTTGATGGTTCAGGAATGAAAACCAAAGTAGCAGAAGCTTTGATGCATGGTAAAAAAGTGGTTGGCACTCCTGATGCTTTTTCAGGCTATGAGGATTCAGCGAATGTCGCAGGATGGATTTGTAAAAGCCCTGAGGACTTTATAAGTGCTTGCGAACAGGCGCGCGACGGCATAGATGTGGTTTTCGATCAAAAAGCTAGAAACACCTACTTGGAAAAATATTCGTTAGTTGCATCAAAAAAACGACTCCAAAATATTCTAAACGAAGGATAA
- a CDS encoding UDP binding domain-containing protein, producing the protein MICNGQAIAGSRVLVMGLTFKENCPDMRNTKVVDLIKELGEFGCQVKVADSLANNENRGRI; encoded by the coding sequence ATGATCTGTAATGGCCAAGCCATCGCCGGCTCCCGCGTATTGGTAATGGGCCTGACCTTCAAAGAAAATTGTCCCGACATGCGCAACACCAAAGTGGTAGACCTGATCAAAGAACTGGGTGAATTCGGCTGCCAGGTAAAGGTCGCCGACAGCTTGGCCAACAACGAGAATAGGGGACGGATTTGA
- a CDS encoding Rpn family recombination-promoting nuclease/putative transposase — MATNHHDTGYKELFSYPEFVQQLVEGFAPTEIAQLMNFSTLKNHSGNYITPLFEEKFEDVVWSVEVTWKGVTQQRPATGFSDGFVQRFPALVSPSRYLRHGAAGTTGVPASVSAAPSLLSD, encoded by the coding sequence ATGGCTACGAATCATCACGACACCGGTTACAAGGAGCTGTTCAGCTATCCGGAATTTGTCCAGCAGTTGGTTGAAGGCTTTGCGCCGACTGAGATTGCGCAGCTGATGAATTTTAGTACGCTCAAGAACCACAGTGGCAACTATATTACGCCGCTGTTCGAGGAAAAATTCGAAGACGTTGTCTGGTCGGTGGAGGTGACTTGGAAGGGTGTTACCCAGCAAAGGCCTGCCACCGGTTTTTCCGATGGTTTTGTACAACGGTTCCCAGCGCTGGTCAGCCCGTCAAGATATTTACGACATGGTGCAGCCGGAACCACCGGAGTTCCTGCGAGCGTATCAGCCGCACCTTCGCTATTATCTGATTGA
- a CDS encoding CopG family ribbon-helix-helix protein, whose product MNEATTTFTFRVDEGLKSEFSTAAKSRDRTGAQLLRDFMRDFVRQQEEAVAHDVWFRRQVQVGLDSANTGNLVPAAEVEAKFAARRTATRRRLETSK is encoded by the coding sequence ATGAATGAAGCAACAACAACTTTTACCTTCCGAGTAGACGAAGGTCTAAAATCAGAGTTTTCCACCGCAGCCAAGTCCCGCGACCGTACCGGAGCCCAGCTCTTGCGCGACTTTATGCGTGATTTTGTGCGGCAGCAAGAGGAAGCCGTCGCGCATGACGTTTGGTTTCGTCGCCAAGTGCAAGTCGGCTTGGATTCAGCCAATACCGGCAATTTGGTTCCCGCCGCCGAGGTAGAAGCCAAGTTTGCAGCCAGGCGAACTGCAACGCGCCGTCGGCTTGAAACATCTAAATGA